The Pantoea phytobeneficialis genome has a segment encoding these proteins:
- a CDS encoding DinI-like family protein, whose product MFVELIYDKRNVAGLPGAREMILQELEKRVQRVFPELEVRVKPMERNAIETDMSKNDKATLARIIEEMFDEADMWLVAD is encoded by the coding sequence ATGTTTGTGGAGCTGATTTACGACAAGCGCAACGTCGCAGGATTACCCGGTGCGCGCGAAATGATCTTGCAGGAACTGGAAAAACGCGTGCAGCGGGTATTTCCGGAGCTTGAGGTACGGGTCAAACCGATGGAACGGAACGCCATTGAGACCGATATGAGTAAAAATGATAAAGCCACCCTGGCACGCATCATCGAGGAGATGTTCGATGAAGCCGATATGTGGCTGGTGGCCGACTAA
- the iraP gene encoding anti-adapter protein IraP, with translation MRQLVVDILLKMAKMDVEAKELMAQVEAQSLLLAALLIQAKQDNSLTISETVQDAIVTASRSSEEFLQSDVDLLLTHINRLLAVARYVEVKAIEREE, from the coding sequence ATGCGCCAGTTGGTCGTCGATATTTTACTTAAGATGGCAAAGATGGATGTGGAAGCGAAAGAGCTGATGGCACAGGTCGAAGCGCAGTCGCTGTTGCTGGCCGCGTTATTGATTCAGGCAAAGCAGGATAATTCGCTGACCATCAGTGAAACGGTACAGGATGCGATTGTCACCGCGTCTCGCTCCTCTGAAGAGTTTTTGCAGTCTGATGTGGATCTGCTGCTGACCCATATCAATCGCCTGTTGGCAGTGGCGCGTTATGTCGAAGTGAAGGCGATAGAACGTGAAGAGTAA
- a CDS encoding DUF6388 family protein: MKTPEQYYAQAREMFFAAHPDFQAALDELTENDAQQAGMTLTALHQWHAERIYAAFLRQKNLDGMLFSIQLAEPDKAVAAEAIETYLKSHAAALGMTWEEFCIKNEL; encoded by the coding sequence ATGAAAACGCCAGAACAATATTACGCCCAGGCCCGAGAAATGTTTTTTGCCGCCCATCCTGATTTCCAGGCGGCGCTGGATGAATTGACAGAGAATGATGCGCAGCAAGCGGGCATGACCCTGACTGCGCTGCACCAGTGGCACGCAGAACGTATCTATGCCGCGTTCTTACGCCAGAAGAACCTCGACGGCATGCTGTTTTCTATTCAGCTTGCCGAACCGGATAAAGCGGTGGCCGCAGAGGCCATCGAAACCTACCTGAAATCTCACGCGGCGGCGTTAGGTATGACGTGGGAAGAGTTCTGTATTAAGAACGAACTTTAA
- the yedD gene encoding lipoprotein YedD: MKKWMVLTALALTGCAQINNYEAAVKTPAPAELQGYWQTVGPQRKLVSDQAMGSLIIGAQGDTLDCRQWQRVIAKPGKLTRLDDQWVNVTRQVRVMPLRLNNGELRYDGLRMRKVDRPTVECQQALKEVAARPNDDVIQNIEPEILRPTQSAAQN, encoded by the coding sequence ATGAAAAAGTGGATGGTATTGACCGCGCTGGCGCTGACGGGGTGTGCGCAAATCAACAATTATGAAGCGGCGGTGAAGACGCCCGCGCCAGCGGAATTGCAGGGCTACTGGCAAACGGTCGGTCCCCAACGCAAGCTGGTGAGCGATCAGGCAATGGGCAGTCTGATTATTGGCGCACAGGGCGATACGCTTGATTGCCGCCAGTGGCAGCGCGTTATTGCCAAACCCGGCAAGCTGACTCGTCTGGATGACCAATGGGTTAACGTGACACGCCAGGTACGTGTGATGCCGCTGAGATTAAATAATGGTGAGCTGCGTTACGATGGCTTGCGGATGCGTAAAGTGGACCGTCCAACCGTTGAATGTCAGCAGGCATTAAAAGAAGTCGCCGCACGACCAAATGACGATGTGATTCAGAATATTGAACCTGAGATTTTGCGTCCGACGCAGAGTGCCGCACAGAATTAA
- the fliT gene encoding flagella biosynthesis regulatory protein FliT yields MTIAPHLIAIYQQLLDLSQGMLRLAADGEWDELITKEMEYVSAVQQLARSTQDNAPSLQTQEQLRPVLRHILDNESEVKRLLQARLDELAQLVGQSSRQKTMMSAYGKQGSVLVPRQSV; encoded by the coding sequence ATGACTATCGCACCGCATCTGATTGCCATTTACCAGCAGTTACTCGATCTCAGCCAGGGAATGCTGCGCCTTGCCGCAGACGGCGAATGGGATGAATTAATCACCAAGGAGATGGAATACGTTAGTGCGGTGCAACAGTTGGCACGATCGACGCAAGATAACGCACCTTCGCTGCAAACTCAGGAGCAACTTCGCCCGGTACTACGCCATATCCTTGACAATGAGAGTGAAGTCAAACGCCTGTTACAGGCACGTCTGGATGAACTGGCACAGCTGGTTGGACAATCATCACGGCAGAAAACCATGATGAGCGCCTACGGCAAGCAAGGCAGCGTATTGGTACCACGTCAGTCAGTCTGA
- the fliS gene encoding flagellar export chaperone FliS codes for MYSANGTQAYAKIGVESAVMSASQQQLVVMLFDGALSALVRARLFLQDGNMEGKGLSLSKAINIIENGLKQGLAEGSGDELTDNLLGLYAYMVRRLLQANLRNDVEAIEEVEGLLRNIADAWKEVAQPQHLQDAV; via the coding sequence ATGTATAGCGCAAATGGCACCCAAGCCTATGCCAAAATCGGCGTTGAAAGCGCCGTCATGAGCGCCAGCCAGCAGCAACTGGTGGTGATGCTGTTTGACGGTGCGCTCAGTGCACTGGTACGCGCCCGTCTGTTTTTGCAGGACGGAAATATGGAGGGCAAAGGTCTGTCGCTCTCTAAAGCGATCAATATTATCGAAAACGGACTCAAACAGGGTCTGGCAGAAGGCAGCGGTGATGAACTCACCGATAACCTGTTAGGGCTGTACGCCTACATGGTTCGCCGTCTGTTACAGGCCAATCTGCGTAATGACGTAGAAGCCATCGAAGAAGTTGAAGGGCTGCTACGTAACATCGCTGATGCCTGGAAAGAAGTCGCTCAACCTCAACACCTTCAGGACGCCGTTTAA
- the fliD gene encoding flagellar filament capping protein FliD has protein sequence MASISTLGVGSGLDLSSILDSLETAEKASLDPISTQQTAYTAKLSAYGTLKSALTTFQTANTALNDADLFTATSATSSSSAFSATTSGSTVAGNYTISVSQLAQAQTLTSATQTSNSTALGDSSASSRTMTITLVDGTSKDITLTSDQTSLTGMRDAINSADAGVTATIIKTGDSSYRLSLTSSETGSDYAVSSISVTGDDTLQGIVGYDSTSSSNAMTESVTAQNAKLTVNNVEIENSSNTISDALEGITLKLNDTTTGNATLSITKDSSKAQSAIESWVDAYNTLLTQFDTLTKYTAVDVGSDSQDSSNGALLGDSTLRTIQTQLKSMLTNAQSSSTYKTLAQIGITTDPTSGQLELDSDELETALTSDPDGVKEMIVGDGTTTGITTTIATNLTSWLSTTGIVQAATDGVSKTLNDLTDQYNDMSTRIDNLIARYKTQFTALDVLMSQLNSTSSYLTQQFDSSSSSSTTTSSSSS, from the coding sequence ATGGCAAGTATCTCTACCCTGGGTGTCGGTTCAGGCCTCGATTTAAGTAGCATTCTGGATAGTCTGGAAACCGCCGAAAAAGCGTCATTAGATCCTATCTCTACTCAGCAGACAGCTTATACCGCCAAGCTGAGCGCTTACGGTACGTTGAAAAGCGCATTGACCACGTTCCAGACCGCGAATACCGCCTTGAATGACGCAGACCTTTTTACTGCGACATCTGCCACCAGCAGTTCCAGTGCCTTTAGCGCCACGACATCTGGCAGCACAGTAGCCGGAAACTACACCATTAGCGTGTCACAGCTGGCGCAGGCACAAACCCTGACTTCAGCAACACAGACCAGCAACAGCACCGCGCTGGGCGACAGCTCTGCCAGCAGCCGTACGATGACCATTACCCTGGTGGATGGCACCAGTAAAGACATCACCCTGACCAGCGATCAGACGTCATTGACGGGTATGCGTGATGCCATCAACAGTGCCGATGCCGGTGTTACCGCCACCATTATTAAAACCGGTGATAGCAGCTATCGCCTGTCACTGACGTCGTCAGAAACCGGCAGCGATTATGCCGTTAGCAGCATCAGCGTGACCGGCGATGACACCCTGCAAGGCATCGTAGGATATGACTCAACCTCCAGCAGCAACGCCATGACGGAAAGCGTCACGGCTCAGAATGCCAAGCTGACGGTAAACAACGTTGAAATTGAGAACAGCAGCAACACCATCAGTGATGCGCTGGAGGGCATTACGCTCAAACTCAATGACACCACCACCGGTAACGCGACATTAAGCATCACCAAAGACTCGTCGAAAGCGCAAAGCGCGATTGAGAGCTGGGTTGATGCCTACAACACCCTGCTGACACAGTTCGACACCCTGACCAAATATACCGCAGTGGACGTGGGTTCAGATTCACAGGACTCCAGCAACGGCGCGCTGCTCGGTGACAGCACCCTGCGTACCATTCAGACGCAGCTGAAAAGCATGCTGACCAATGCGCAGAGCAGCTCAACCTATAAAACGCTGGCGCAGATCGGTATTACCACTGACCCGACATCCGGTCAGCTGGAGCTGGATTCCGATGAACTGGAAACCGCCCTGACCAGCGACCCGGATGGCGTGAAAGAGATGATCGTTGGCGATGGCACCACCACTGGCATCACCACCACCATCGCCACCAACCTGACCAGCTGGCTTTCTACCACCGGTATCGTTCAGGCGGCCACCGATGGCGTGAGTAAAACCCTGAATGATCTGACTGATCAGTACAACGATATGAGTACGCGTATCGATAACCTGATCGCGCGTTATAAAACACAGTTTACTGCCCTCGATGTTTTGATGAGTCAGTTAAACAGTACCAGTAGCTACCTGACGCAGCAGTTTGATTCTTCAAGCAGCTCCAGCACGACGACCAGTAGCTCATCCTCATAA
- a CDS encoding FliC/FljB family flagellin, which produces MAQVINTNSLSLITQNNINKNQSALSTSIERLSSGLRINSAKDDAAGQAIANRFTSNINGLTQAARNANDGISAAQTTEGALSEINNNLQRIRELTVQAQNGTNSDSDLSSIQDEIKSRLDEIDRVSDQTTFNGVNVLSKNGSMSIQVGSNDGETIDINLEQIDSSTLGLSGFSVSKNSLDVTDAVTQVADTGGVMTDVDMSDVATKLGVSSGTLSLHQISGTNEYVVQSGSDYYSVSVDNSGADAGKVELNTTDVSYGDESNGIATNGAVQSGQLIKVGTDSSGNATAYVTIQDKNYSVSSGLLANSSDATAATSGATSGIELSSTGGVTATTEFSGAATADPLALLDKAIAKVDTYRSSLGAVQNRLDSAITNLNNTTTNLSEAQSRIQDADYATEVSNMSKAQIIQQAGNSVLAKANAVPQQVLSLLQG; this is translated from the coding sequence ATGGCCCAAGTCATTAATACCAACAGCCTCTCGCTGATCACTCAGAACAACATCAACAAGAACCAGTCTGCTCTGTCTACTTCTATTGAGCGTCTGTCTTCTGGTCTTCGTATTAACAGCGCTAAAGATGACGCAGCGGGCCAGGCAATTGCTAACCGCTTCACTTCTAACATCAACGGCCTGACTCAGGCAGCTCGTAACGCCAACGACGGTATCTCTGCTGCGCAGACTACTGAAGGCGCACTGTCTGAAATCAACAACAACTTACAGCGTATCCGTGAACTGACCGTACAGGCACAGAACGGTACCAACTCTGATTCCGACCTGTCTTCAATCCAGGACGAAATCAAATCACGTCTGGATGAAATCGACCGTGTGTCTGACCAGACCACTTTCAACGGCGTGAACGTGCTGTCTAAAAACGGCTCAATGAGCATTCAGGTTGGTTCTAACGATGGCGAAACCATCGACATCAACCTGGAGCAGATCGACTCTTCAACTCTGGGTCTGAGCGGCTTCTCTGTTTCTAAAAACTCTCTGGATGTGACCGACGCGGTTACTCAGGTTGCCGATACTGGCGGCGTGATGACTGATGTTGACATGTCAGACGTAGCAACCAAACTGGGCGTGAGCAGCGGTACTCTGTCTCTGCACCAGATCTCTGGCACCAACGAATATGTTGTTCAGTCTGGCAGCGATTACTACTCTGTATCTGTTGATAACAGCGGTGCAGATGCCGGTAAAGTTGAACTGAACACCACCGACGTTTCTTACGGTGACGAATCTAACGGTATCGCCACTAACGGCGCGGTACAGAGCGGTCAGCTGATTAAAGTTGGCACCGACAGCAGCGGCAACGCAACTGCCTACGTCACCATCCAGGACAAAAACTACAGCGTGTCTTCTGGCCTGCTGGCAAACAGCTCCGATGCAACTGCTGCGACTTCTGGCGCAACTTCAGGTATCGAACTGAGCTCTACCGGTGGCGTGACTGCAACCACAGAATTCTCTGGCGCAGCAACTGCTGACCCGCTGGCGCTGCTGGACAAAGCTATCGCTAAAGTTGATACCTACCGTTCAAGCCTGGGTGCGGTGCAGAACCGTCTGGACTCTGCTATCACCAACCTGAACAACACCACGACGAACCTGTCGGAAGCGCAGTCCCGTATCCAGGATGCGGACTACGCAACAGAAGTGTCGAACATGTCTAAAGCACAGATCATCCAGCAGGCAGGTAACTCCGTGTTGGCGAAAGCTAACGCCGTACCTCAGCAGGTTCTGTCTCTGCTGCAAGGCTAA